A stretch of Treponema vincentii F0403 DNA encodes these proteins:
- a CDS encoding molybdopterin cofactor-binding domain-containing protein, with protein MIEQFVSDLTFDGQQYAVIVRAPVSSGIISAVHLPPLPEGYAFYGAAQLPAHKTVEVFEHPLPIFADGEIDYKEQAVGILAGDNAATLESLRKEIGIELEPIPEDSFEAGRPHTLFDYPIIAREVRTAGDIDSIFETADSTVFSSIKIGSQYAARSEPFAALTVFREDGLDVYVPTQWPFHVRAAVAKATGLAEEAIIVHPTQTGETFNELLWYPSLLACQCAVAAVLQRKTVSLNLSAEESRAAAPKTPEMIIEHKSALSGTGTIAAMQISIIVNAGACCPLIDKILKQITAAALGPYSVPNYRIEARASNTAEGLIDIFEGWGDYYASNALENHINKIIQEYNLSPAEWRVKNMPENYGAVFSSLFELLTAKSDFTCKHAAYRVFNRGKRDKRDGRWRGIGLAAGFQYGGCAADFTYSAELTLDIHNKLLIKAEPAEEDVKKLIRKLAAKRLEIAETDITFAGLTTADMNVSGPATAGNTDGIILPLIEQCLTDLQEQRFRNPLPISISRGAGAPQSDVQQSENETNETGVLFVSQTPAACIIELEMDTVCYDIRIRKIWFACRPGKNYEKKQILNALRKNIAAALSRTAKEALPSLETGESPLPYSEYRTILPNEMPPLSVDVLERGKSMSGFDSCALNILPAAYLAALNQILLRVPARIDTLPIRTEHLFKALTGKK; from the coding sequence ATGATAGAACAATTTGTGTCCGATCTTACCTTTGACGGGCAGCAGTATGCGGTGATTGTCCGCGCCCCCGTATCATCGGGGATTATTTCCGCCGTACATCTGCCGCCCTTACCCGAAGGATACGCTTTTTACGGAGCCGCACAGCTTCCCGCTCACAAAACCGTGGAAGTATTCGAACATCCGCTCCCTATTTTTGCGGACGGAGAGATAGACTATAAAGAACAAGCCGTCGGCATTCTTGCCGGCGATAATGCGGCAACGCTCGAATCGCTGCGAAAAGAGATCGGCATAGAACTGGAGCCTATCCCCGAAGACAGCTTTGAAGCGGGACGGCCGCACACACTGTTCGACTATCCTATCATTGCACGGGAAGTACGCACTGCCGGCGACATCGATTCAATCTTTGAAACCGCCGACTCTACCGTTTTCTCGTCGATTAAAATAGGTTCGCAGTATGCAGCACGATCGGAGCCCTTTGCCGCTCTTACGGTGTTCCGCGAAGACGGACTTGACGTTTATGTGCCGACCCAATGGCCGTTTCATGTCCGTGCGGCGGTTGCGAAGGCAACAGGACTTGCGGAAGAAGCTATCATCGTGCACCCGACCCAAACCGGCGAAACGTTCAACGAGCTTTTATGGTATCCGTCTCTCCTTGCCTGCCAGTGCGCCGTTGCGGCGGTTTTGCAGCGGAAAACCGTTTCGCTCAATCTATCGGCGGAAGAAAGCAGGGCGGCAGCGCCTAAAACGCCGGAGATGATTATCGAACACAAATCGGCGCTATCCGGCACCGGGACGATTGCCGCAATGCAGATTTCGATTATTGTCAATGCCGGCGCCTGCTGCCCGCTGATCGACAAAATACTCAAACAAATAACCGCCGCCGCATTAGGGCCGTACAGCGTACCGAACTACCGGATAGAAGCACGGGCGTCAAACACGGCGGAAGGGCTCATCGATATTTTCGAGGGATGGGGCGACTATTACGCCTCAAACGCGCTGGAAAACCACATCAATAAGATTATTCAGGAATACAATCTTTCTCCGGCGGAATGGCGCGTAAAAAATATGCCGGAAAATTACGGCGCCGTTTTTTCAAGCCTCTTTGAACTCCTAACCGCAAAAAGCGATTTTACCTGCAAACACGCCGCGTATCGCGTTTTTAACCGGGGCAAAAGAGACAAGCGCGACGGCCGCTGGCGGGGCATCGGTTTGGCGGCAGGCTTCCAATACGGCGGATGCGCTGCGGACTTTACGTATTCGGCGGAACTGACGCTGGATATTCATAACAAGCTTTTAATCAAGGCGGAGCCGGCAGAGGAAGATGTAAAGAAACTTATCCGGAAACTGGCTGCAAAAAGGCTGGAAATTGCCGAAACCGATATTACTTTTGCCGGCCTTACGACGGCCGATATGAACGTTTCCGGGCCGGCAACTGCCGGAAATACCGACGGGATTATTCTCCCCCTAATCGAGCAATGCCTTACCGATTTGCAGGAGCAGCGCTTCCGCAATCCGCTGCCGATCAGTATTTCACGGGGCGCCGGTGCCCCGCAGAGCGATGTTCAGCAGTCAGAAAATGAGACGAATGAAACCGGCGTTTTGTTTGTTTCGCAGACGCCCGCAGCCTGCATTATCGAACTTGAAATGGATACGGTTTGTTATGACATACGGATCCGGAAGATATGGTTTGCTTGCCGTCCCGGAAAAAACTACGAAAAAAAGCAGATTCTCAATGCTCTGCGTAAAAATATTGCGGCGGCATTATCGCGTACCGCTAAAGAAGCTTTGCCTTCGCTCGAAACCGGCGAAAGTCCCCTTCCCTATTCGGAATACCGGACTATTCTCCCGAATGAAATGCCTCCTCTTTCCGTGGATGTTCTCGAACGGGGAAAATCGATGAGCGGCTTTGATTCATGCGCACTGAATATACTGCCTGCGGCATACCTCGCGGCGTTGAACCAAATCCTGCTGCGTGTCCCTGCGCGGATAGATACGCTGCCCATCCGCACGGAACATTTATTTAAAGCTTTGACGGGGAAAAAATAA
- a CDS encoding DUF5312 family protein — MFDFVNTVIAAIKDLFEGLFFSSSPEYQKKRQLKVYALELKKLNPPLYHTGKILLPAFGSLLYQLYHFLQPVKAVLDKTVNSPDIRASEKYQNLFFEAILSEEQTKQQRSFNFQARNLLLSKCKNYQEVEHKLQEQIHGFKSFMRLFTTPAFKTREQELIKLFFLSDLCDFDYASFLNRFNNKLQLTAGAPASISQDNFEEVFAGDVVKNLLDFQFIVRNVSITQTTINNVVFLARSAGNFTDEMGAKLEKTLHTVETILANQLKRNTIPMMLKLIQEDPNFEEKITVSEAKPLQEYIDRISENFQADSKRLLKIIKETNITGLIEKCFGSTPLKPLEGYNDAINDAIQNLSTISFDWVKPMQLLKAFTEMYFETHYKTFLKSLLIEGFFANKQIEGQYAAIYRSCEMLLGKIKNFEQLFKPKGQCSLVEIQGYIAEIEKGKDMKKQLQKIVEIANMQAKVVVQTGSKAYADLYAFTEHLLEDIKAPTSELITNIKALVVSSKNKESFARLEQDRHIFALFLEIMKNYAVFGSIEKGKPGVPASAPSAAPAKPVQQ; from the coding sequence ATGTTTGATTTTGTCAATACTGTTATTGCCGCAATAAAAGATTTATTTGAAGGCCTCTTTTTTTCTTCTTCACCGGAGTATCAAAAGAAACGGCAGCTTAAAGTTTATGCGCTGGAACTCAAGAAATTAAACCCGCCGCTGTACCATACGGGTAAGATATTGCTGCCGGCATTCGGGTCGCTGCTGTATCAACTTTACCATTTTTTACAGCCGGTAAAAGCCGTGTTGGACAAGACGGTCAATTCTCCGGATATCCGCGCATCCGAAAAGTATCAAAATCTCTTCTTTGAAGCAATTTTATCCGAAGAGCAGACAAAGCAGCAGCGGAGTTTCAACTTTCAAGCGCGGAATCTCCTTTTATCAAAGTGTAAAAACTATCAGGAGGTGGAACATAAGCTGCAAGAGCAGATACACGGCTTTAAGAGTTTTATGCGCCTTTTTACAACGCCTGCCTTTAAAACCCGCGAACAGGAATTAATCAAACTTTTTTTTCTTTCCGACCTATGCGACTTTGACTACGCTTCCTTTCTTAATCGATTTAATAACAAACTGCAGCTTACTGCCGGCGCACCGGCATCGATTTCACAAGATAATTTTGAAGAAGTATTTGCCGGCGATGTAGTAAAAAACTTGCTTGACTTTCAGTTTATCGTACGGAATGTCTCTATTACGCAGACAACTATCAATAACGTTGTTTTTCTTGCACGGAGTGCCGGTAATTTTACGGATGAAATGGGTGCAAAACTGGAAAAGACGCTGCATACCGTCGAAACCATCCTTGCTAATCAGCTGAAACGGAACACGATACCGATGATGTTGAAATTGATTCAGGAAGATCCTAATTTTGAAGAAAAGATAACCGTTTCCGAAGCAAAACCGCTGCAGGAGTATATCGACCGAATTAGCGAAAACTTTCAGGCGGATTCAAAGCGCCTTTTAAAAATCATCAAGGAAACCAATATTACCGGTTTAATAGAAAAGTGTTTCGGCAGCACACCGTTGAAACCGTTGGAAGGATATAATGATGCGATCAACGACGCTATTCAAAATCTTTCGACTATTTCCTTCGATTGGGTAAAACCGATGCAGCTGTTAAAGGCTTTTACCGAAATGTATTTTGAAACCCACTATAAAACCTTTTTAAAATCTTTGCTGATCGAAGGCTTTTTTGCCAACAAACAGATTGAAGGGCAATATGCGGCAATCTACCGGTCATGTGAAATGCTTTTAGGTAAGATAAAGAATTTTGAACAACTTTTTAAACCGAAAGGGCAATGCAGTCTTGTTGAAATTCAAGGTTATATTGCGGAAATCGAAAAAGGCAAAGATATGAAAAAACAGCTGCAGAAAATTGTTGAAATTGCCAATATGCAGGCAAAGGTTGTTGTACAAACCGGAAGTAAAGCTTATGCCGATCTTTATGCCTTTACCGAACACTTATTGGAAGATATAAAAGCTCCCACATCGGAACTGATTACCAACATAAAAGCGCTGGTTGTCAGCTCTAAAAATAAAGAATCATTTGCCCGTTTGGAGCAGGATAGACATATCTTTGCGCTGTTCCTCGAAATAATGAAAAACTATGCAGTGTTCGGCTCTATCGAAAAGGGAAAACCGGGTGTCCCGGCTTCTGCCCCAAGCGCTGCACCTGCAAAACCTGTACAACAATAG
- a CDS encoding polysaccharide biosynthesis protein — protein sequence MTAPTNKVQPTVYIIGAGLAGTMIAHEIKRKGVFGRVAAFLDDDPQKIGTKIEDIPVLGPIQDVASLIRVEARDEVLIAIPSIKAERLREIYAIVKEAGFTTIKLLPGISQIVDDSAHLVQAREINPQDLLGRTPIKISLKSSLAYLRGKRVLITGAGGSIGSELARQLLSGGAERLYLFGHGENSIYQIDKELRLLQEEGVGDKATIVPIVGELKDRDYMCYIIGKLRCDAVFHTAAYKHVPLMEANPVAVIENNVFGTKNLLDACIENGVKRFVLISTDKAVNPVSIYGVSKMLNEKMVLDAAARVSEKYGSPDYAYMFVRFGNVLGSRGSIFPLFVEQVKKGGPVTVTSPDMMRFFMTIPEACSLVLQTGGVGINGQSYLLDMGEPVNILETARQLIRYMGYEPEKDIPIEIIGVRPGERLEEPLTSKTEYTEQTDYPKILRLQNREEYSSGTLRTLLAALQPVCCSSDNPALYRNKEYLTRILCDACTSFREAQS from the coding sequence ATGACTGCTCCAACTAATAAAGTACAGCCGACCGTGTATATTATCGGAGCGGGGCTAGCGGGTACTATGATTGCCCATGAGATCAAACGGAAGGGCGTATTCGGCCGTGTCGCAGCCTTTCTTGACGACGATCCGCAGAAAATCGGTACTAAGATTGAAGATATTCCGGTGCTTGGGCCGATTCAAGATGTAGCAAGCCTTATCAGGGTTGAGGCGCGGGACGAGGTGCTGATTGCCATTCCAAGCATAAAGGCGGAGCGCCTGCGCGAAATATATGCAATCGTAAAAGAGGCAGGCTTTACAACCATAAAACTGCTGCCGGGCATTTCTCAGATTGTGGACGATAGCGCGCACCTCGTACAAGCCAGAGAGATAAACCCGCAAGACCTACTCGGACGAACGCCGATAAAGATCAGCCTAAAAAGCAGCCTCGCTTACCTGCGCGGGAAACGGGTGTTGATTACCGGCGCAGGAGGTTCCATCGGCAGCGAGCTTGCGCGGCAGCTTCTTTCGGGAGGAGCCGAGCGGCTCTATCTATTCGGGCACGGGGAAAATTCAATTTATCAGATTGACAAAGAGCTGCGCCTCTTGCAGGAAGAAGGAGTCGGCGATAAGGCGACGATTGTCCCCATCGTGGGAGAGCTGAAAGACCGCGATTACATGTGCTATATCATCGGTAAGCTCCGCTGCGATGCGGTCTTTCATACGGCGGCCTACAAGCACGTACCGCTGATGGAAGCAAATCCCGTCGCCGTCATCGAAAACAATGTGTTCGGCACGAAGAACCTGCTCGATGCCTGTATCGAAAACGGCGTCAAGCGCTTCGTACTCATCTCGACCGATAAGGCGGTTAATCCCGTATCGATTTATGGGGTCTCGAAGATGCTCAACGAAAAGATGGTGCTTGACGCCGCCGCGCGCGTCAGTGAAAAATACGGCAGTCCGGACTATGCCTATATGTTTGTCCGGTTCGGAAACGTGCTCGGTTCGCGCGGCTCGATTTTTCCGCTCTTTGTCGAGCAGGTAAAAAAGGGAGGCCCCGTAACGGTAACCTCCCCCGATATGATGCGCTTTTTTATGACCATACCGGAAGCCTGTTCGCTGGTACTGCAGACGGGCGGCGTAGGCATTAACGGACAGTCATACTTACTGGACATGGGCGAGCCGGTGAACATTCTGGAAACCGCCCGTCAGCTGATACGCTACATGGGATACGAGCCTGAGAAGGATATACCGATAGAAATTATCGGGGTGCGCCCGGGAGAGCGGCTGGAAGAACCGCTCACCTCCAAAACGGAATACACCGAGCAGACCGATTATCCTAAAATTCTCCGCCTGCAAAACCGCGAAGAATACAGCAGCGGCACGCTCCGCACACTGCTTGCCGCACTGCAGCCTGTGTGCTGTTCTTCGGACAATCCGGCGCTCTATCGGAACAAAGAGTATCTGACGCGCATACTCTGTGACGCATGTACATCATTCAGGGAGGCACAATCGTGA
- a CDS encoding phosphoenolpyruvate carboxykinase (GTP): MTIDTLKHAKARKWVDEVAALCTPDTIYVCDGSAAEYDRLMKKLVDVKLATPLKKRKNSFLFRSDPSDVARVESRTFIASKKEEDAGPTNHWTDPVELKQTMSALYKGCMKGRTLYVIPFSMGPVGSDIAKIGIEITDSEYVVCNMNIMTRVGTKVLDALGSDGAFVPCLHSVGKPLEPGKTDNGVWPCAPLEHKYISHFPEERLVWSYGSGYGGNALLGKKCFALRIASVLARDEGWLAEHMLILKITNPEGKSKYITGAFPSACGKTNLAMLIPTIPGWKVETVGDDIAWMKFGKDGRLYAINPEAGFFGVAPGTSEQSNKNAMESIKENTIFTNCALTEDGDIWWEQIGYPAKGKLVDWKGNTRDALPTDKSPKGEEFAHPNARFTAPAKQCPAIADEWEDPKGVPISAFLFGGRRPSTIPLVHQSRDWNHGVFLGSIVGSEITAAALDLKVGSIRRDPFAMLPFCGYNMGDYFRHWINIGKKSTADKLPKIFYVNWFRKDSNGNFIWPGYGENSRVLAWIFDRCDGKDNAVETAIGWMPKEGAINTEGLKVSKEQMKEILSVDTEGWKKEIADIRENHYPKFGNKLPKELTEALDTLEKRLG; the protein is encoded by the coding sequence ATGACAATAGATACGCTCAAACATGCAAAAGCTCGTAAATGGGTTGATGAAGTGGCAGCGCTGTGTACGCCGGATACCATATATGTTTGCGACGGGTCAGCGGCCGAATATGACCGGCTGATGAAAAAACTGGTCGATGTAAAACTGGCAACTCCCCTAAAAAAACGGAAAAACAGCTTTTTATTCCGCTCGGATCCTTCCGATGTCGCCCGTGTAGAAAGCAGAACGTTTATTGCGTCCAAAAAAGAAGAAGATGCCGGCCCTACAAACCATTGGACAGACCCTGTTGAGCTTAAACAGACGATGAGTGCCCTATATAAGGGCTGTATGAAGGGGCGCACCCTCTATGTCATTCCCTTTTCGATGGGACCCGTAGGTTCCGATATTGCGAAAATCGGTATTGAAATTACCGACTCCGAGTACGTTGTCTGTAATATGAACATTATGACCCGTGTCGGTACAAAGGTGCTCGATGCGCTCGGCTCCGACGGAGCTTTTGTTCCTTGTCTGCACTCGGTCGGGAAACCGCTTGAGCCGGGAAAGACCGATAACGGCGTATGGCCGTGCGCTCCGCTGGAGCATAAATATATTTCTCATTTCCCGGAAGAACGGCTGGTATGGTCGTACGGCTCCGGTTACGGCGGAAATGCCTTGCTGGGTAAAAAGTGCTTTGCGCTGCGTATCGCTTCCGTGCTTGCGCGGGATGAAGGCTGGCTGGCCGAGCACATGCTCATATTAAAAATCACCAATCCTGAGGGGAAATCCAAGTATATTACCGGAGCCTTCCCCTCAGCCTGCGGTAAAACGAACCTCGCGATGCTTATCCCTACCATCCCCGGATGGAAGGTTGAAACCGTTGGGGACGACATCGCATGGATGAAGTTCGGCAAGGACGGCCGCCTCTATGCCATTAACCCTGAAGCGGGCTTTTTCGGCGTAGCGCCGGGTACTTCCGAACAATCCAACAAGAATGCGATGGAATCCATAAAAGAAAACACCATCTTTACCAACTGTGCCTTAACGGAAGACGGCGATATATGGTGGGAACAGATCGGTTACCCTGCGAAGGGCAAACTGGTAGACTGGAAGGGTAATACCCGCGATGCGCTGCCGACGGATAAAAGCCCGAAAGGCGAAGAATTTGCACATCCGAATGCCCGCTTTACCGCACCTGCCAAACAGTGCCCTGCTATCGCGGATGAATGGGAAGACCCCAAAGGAGTGCCTATTTCCGCATTCTTATTCGGCGGCCGCCGTCCCAGCACCATCCCGCTGGTACACCAATCCCGCGATTGGAACCACGGCGTGTTCCTCGGCTCTATCGTCGGTTCTGAAATTACCGCTGCAGCGCTCGATTTAAAAGTCGGCAGCATCCGCCGCGACCCGTTCGCCATGCTTCCCTTCTGCGGCTACAACATGGGAGACTACTTCCGGCACTGGATCAACATCGGTAAAAAATCGACGGCGGACAAACTGCCCAAGATTTTCTATGTCAACTGGTTCCGCAAAGACTCGAACGGTAACTTTATCTGGCCCGGCTACGGGGAAAACAGCCGCGTACTCGCATGGATATTCGACCGCTGCGACGGTAAGGATAATGCCGTAGAAACCGCTATCGGCTGGATGCCTAAAGAGGGTGCAATCAATACCGAAGGACTCAAAGTGTCGAAAGAACAAATGAAGGAAATCCTCTCGGTAGACACCGAAGGCTGGAAGAAGGAAATTGCGGATATCCGTGAGAATCACTATCCCAAATTCGGCAACAAGCTGCCCAAAGAACTTACCGAAGCCTTAGATACGCTGGAAAAACGCCTCGGCTAA
- the loaP gene encoding antiterminator LoaP, translating into MDYYAVQVKTGKEPELLKKIRKLNEENHEIQAYFPRRVLYIKKKGIRQKVDAPVFPGYIFLEIDDLSLPLCWQLRKTPNFYHFLPNNQNPLPLVDNDLSLLHHFLSFGEVTAPSKVYFDANSRICVIDGALKGLEGKIIKVDRRKQRAKVLLDMYTDSFPIDLAFDVIEPAAVGSYKLEGRDDCSN; encoded by the coding sequence ATGGATTATTACGCAGTGCAGGTAAAGACGGGCAAAGAACCGGAGCTGTTAAAAAAAATACGGAAATTAAATGAAGAAAATCATGAAATACAAGCCTATTTTCCTCGCCGCGTACTTTATATCAAAAAGAAAGGTATACGGCAAAAAGTTGATGCGCCGGTATTTCCCGGCTATATCTTTTTAGAAATCGACGACTTATCGCTTCCGCTCTGCTGGCAACTCCGTAAGACGCCGAATTTTTATCATTTTTTGCCGAATAATCAAAATCCGCTGCCGCTTGTTGACAACGACCTCTCGCTTTTGCACCATTTTCTATCGTTCGGAGAAGTTACCGCTCCGTCTAAAGTATATTTTGATGCGAATTCGCGGATATGCGTTATCGATGGTGCGCTCAAAGGACTTGAAGGAAAAATTATCAAAGTTGATAGAAGAAAGCAGCGGGCTAAGGTATTGCTCGATATGTATACCGACAGCTTTCCCATCGATTTGGCTTTTGATGTTATAGAGCCGGCTGCGGTCGGTTCATATAAATTGGAGGGGAGAGATGACTGCTCCAACTAA
- a CDS encoding DegT/DnrJ/EryC1/StrS family aminotransferase → MYIIQGGTIVNITEQKNIREIPFFRPSFDRREEEAAIRVLHSGWLTTGKETLAFEQEFADTVHSPYALAVNSASNGLMLAMEAFGIGEGTKILTSPYTFVSTATSALHLGGEAVYADIAADSYSIDPEKIEDKLKQDKSIKAVVPIHIAGNLCDMKAINSLAKKYNVAVIEDAAHAFPSKTADGYGGTLGDAGVFSFYATKTITTGEGGMICVRSPEAAERIKLMRSHGINRTIWDRYTDKHASWQYDVVAEGYKCNLPDILSAIGRVQLQKAEDFYRKRKLIAERFTRAFEQFDFFKVPPDGEGNAWHLYILRIVPELLSVNRDDFARALQERGLGISVHFIPHFEMTFLKKRYGLRAQDFPNAAEHYAQSISLPFWPDMTDEDVQYVIDTVIDTAKKFRR, encoded by the coding sequence ATGTACATCATTCAGGGAGGCACAATCGTGAATATAACGGAACAAAAAAACATACGGGAGATACCTTTTTTTAGACCCTCGTTCGACCGCAGGGAAGAAGAAGCGGCGATCCGTGTGCTGCATTCAGGCTGGCTGACTACCGGCAAGGAAACGCTCGCATTTGAACAAGAGTTCGCCGATACGGTACACAGCCCATACGCGCTTGCGGTCAACTCCGCGTCAAACGGATTGATGCTCGCGATGGAAGCTTTCGGAATTGGAGAAGGTACTAAAATACTTACAAGTCCGTACACCTTTGTATCGACGGCGACAAGCGCCTTACACCTCGGCGGAGAAGCGGTCTATGCGGATATCGCAGCGGATTCCTACAGTATCGATCCCGAAAAAATCGAAGATAAGCTTAAACAGGATAAGAGCATCAAAGCGGTTGTACCCATTCACATTGCCGGAAATCTCTGCGATATGAAGGCGATTAACAGCCTTGCAAAAAAATATAACGTTGCGGTTATCGAAGATGCGGCACACGCCTTTCCTTCAAAAACGGCGGACGGTTACGGAGGAACACTCGGCGATGCGGGCGTGTTTTCTTTTTACGCAACCAAAACCATCACCACCGGAGAAGGCGGTATGATTTGCGTCCGCAGTCCCGAAGCGGCGGAACGCATTAAGCTGATGCGCTCCCACGGAATCAACCGTACGATATGGGACAGGTACACCGACAAACATGCCAGCTGGCAATACGATGTCGTTGCGGAAGGGTATAAATGCAATCTGCCGGACATTTTATCGGCGATCGGCAGAGTTCAGCTGCAAAAAGCGGAAGATTTTTACCGTAAGCGGAAGCTCATAGCAGAACGCTTTACCCGCGCCTTTGAACAATTCGATTTTTTTAAGGTTCCGCCGGACGGAGAAGGCAATGCGTGGCACCTCTATATTCTCCGCATTGTACCGGAGCTGCTTTCCGTCAATAGAGACGACTTTGCCCGTGCGCTGCAGGAACGGGGACTCGGTATTTCGGTTCACTTTATCCCCCACTTTGAAATGACCTTCCTCAAAAAACGATACGGTCTGCGTGCCCAAGACTTTCCCAATGCGGCAGAACACTATGCGCAGAGCATCAGCCTGCCGTTCTGGCCGGATATGACGGACGAGGATGTACAGTACGTCATCGATACGGTAATCGATACCGCAAAAAAGTTCCGTAGATAG
- a CDS encoding TatD family hydrolase, whose translation MQIFDTHAHIGLLYNDPLAQLRAIQEAKRASVVRILSICNSLHDFYSVYETLKADQSVYHAIGVSPSEVTAPGKDWAVQIEKGLQLPGVIAVGETGLDYYKKYGDQRSQIELFITQLEIASKAKKPVVIHNREAGKDVLNILSERIPDAGGILHCYSEDAEFAKLALKLPLYFSFAGNLTYRNARNLHETVRMLPLDRILVESESPFIPPALYRKERNMPANTVATVEFMAKLLKMDMETLAAQLWKNSCKVFNLPE comes from the coding sequence ATGCAAATTTTTGATACTCATGCCCACATCGGATTGCTATACAACGATCCTCTTGCGCAGTTACGCGCTATACAAGAAGCAAAACGGGCTTCTGTTGTCAGGATTCTCAGTATTTGCAATAGCTTGCATGATTTTTATTCGGTATACGAAACGCTTAAAGCCGACCAGTCGGTGTACCATGCCATCGGCGTTTCTCCGTCGGAGGTAACTGCGCCGGGAAAGGATTGGGCTGTCCAGATTGAAAAAGGCTTACAACTGCCGGGTGTTATTGCCGTCGGGGAGACGGGACTCGATTACTACAAAAAATACGGAGATCAACGCTCGCAGATCGAGTTGTTTATCACACAGCTTGAGATAGCCTCAAAAGCGAAAAAACCGGTTGTTATTCATAACCGGGAAGCAGGAAAGGATGTGCTGAACATTCTTTCCGAGCGGATACCCGACGCAGGCGGTATTTTGCATTGCTATTCCGAAGATGCCGAATTTGCAAAGCTCGCACTAAAGCTGCCGCTCTATTTCTCGTTTGCCGGCAACCTTACATACCGGAATGCCCGCAATTTGCACGAAACGGTACGGATGCTGCCGCTTGACCGTATTTTAGTTGAATCCGAGAGTCCGTTTATACCGCCTGCGCTCTACCGCAAGGAACGAAATATGCCGGCAAATACCGTTGCGACCGTTGAATTTATGGCTAAGCTTTTAAAGATGGATATGGAAACATTGGCAGCCCAGCTATGGAAGAACAGCTGTAAAGTCTTCAATCTGCCGGAATGA
- the dusB gene encoding tRNA dihydrouridine synthase DusB has protein sequence MSELGAMETGAAGNGLYRPVTIGSLTLPGNIFLAPVAGYSDRSFRSICVDWGADFTYTEMVSSEAYIRNSVKTEKLIARAYNEQRYAVQIFGANPDYMAETAVRIIERYRPDCIDINAGCPMPKITKTGAGSALMRKPERLYAVVKAVAEAAGKTGSGIPVTVKIRSGWSQTELTWKEAADAAVEAGAAALTIHPRTCSQCYSGAADWDILAQLVQMMRGRVPVFGSGDLFSPQAAQDMLASTQCAGVMFARGAMGNPFVFRQTKELLQTGAYTGILPEDKIRTAKKELDLLCEEVGEQIACREMRKRFAAYTKGIAGGARLREQLVQAGSLQDYERILGTMF, from the coding sequence ATGAGCGAATTGGGCGCAATGGAAACCGGTGCAGCGGGTAACGGGCTGTACAGGCCGGTAACGATAGGAAGTTTAACGCTTCCCGGAAATATTTTTTTAGCGCCGGTTGCGGGCTATTCCGACAGGAGTTTCCGGTCTATTTGTGTTGATTGGGGCGCCGATTTTACCTATACTGAAATGGTCTCGTCGGAGGCATACATCCGCAATTCGGTAAAAACGGAAAAGCTTATCGCCCGTGCATATAACGAGCAGCGGTACGCGGTACAGATATTCGGGGCCAATCCCGATTATATGGCCGAAACGGCTGTGCGCATTATCGAACGTTACCGCCCCGACTGTATCGATATTAATGCCGGCTGCCCCATGCCGAAAATTACCAAAACGGGGGCGGGTTCCGCGCTGATGAGAAAGCCCGAAAGGCTCTATGCAGTAGTTAAGGCGGTTGCGGAAGCAGCCGGCAAAACAGGTTCCGGCATCCCCGTAACGGTGAAGATACGTTCCGGCTGGTCGCAAACCGAACTGACATGGAAAGAAGCTGCCGATGCAGCCGTTGAGGCTGGGGCTGCAGCGCTGACTATTCATCCGCGTACCTGTTCGCAGTGCTACAGCGGAGCGGCAGATTGGGATATCCTTGCACAGCTGGTGCAGATGATGCGGGGACGGGTTCCCGTATTCGGTTCAGGCGATTTATTTAGCCCGCAGGCGGCGCAGGATATGCTCGCATCGACACAATGCGCCGGCGTTATGTTTGCACGCGGAGCGATGGGCAATCCTTTTGTCTTCCGGCAAACAAAGGAGCTGCTGCAAACCGGCGCATATACCGGAATATTGCCTGAGGATAAAATCCGTACGGCAAAGAAAGAACTTGACCTGCTCTGCGAAGAAGTAGGTGAACAAATAGCCTGCCGCGAAATGCGCAAGCGGTTCGCGGCCTACACTAAGGGGATTGCAGGCGGAGCAAGACTCCGCGAGCAGCTGGTACAGGCAGGCTCCCTGCAAGACTATGAAAGAATTTTAGGGACGATGTTCTAA